In Gadus chalcogrammus isolate NIFS_2021 chromosome 23, NIFS_Gcha_1.0, whole genome shotgun sequence, a genomic segment contains:
- the rnpc3 gene encoding RNA-binding region-containing protein 3 isoform X2 — protein sequence MDKDDGLVKANQSKTLLVRHLPSELGPEEKEDLLKYFGASSVRVFSDKGSLKHAAYATFGSEKSAAKALNRLHQLQILSHTLVVEFAKGQDQITVLKDPPVSGRATGDDEEKKKQPSIPLIEIGVAPGLGLKFQRSPSLKYLYPPPSNAILANIMHALLSVPKFYVQVLHLMNKMNLPCPFGPVTPRPPVYDLAPGPMPPPFPPDFPPLPQEDMDLSSEPESEYDSGDDDENKERVARLMGLVNQACKRPLRTKGTSKRKKPRIQHLLSAPPKADPHSAPGPVLNPSDVFEQPQPAGPKKIEFHISVPEVAAILDGGAPGPAVGPAPDSAGLERETTGGIEEEEEAEGFGKLYPSGPASQEQEQDSQDEEDLPSHLISRRELEKGRLSRDEIKRMSVFKNYEAGEPTCRLYVKNIAKQVEEKDLKFIYGRYIDPSSEAERNMFDIVLMKEGRMKGQAFVGLPSERCAEKALRDTNGYVLHDRPLVVQFARSAKPKADVPDSKKGSRPR from the exons ATGGACAAGGATGACGGGTTGGTCAAGGCAAATCAAAGTAAAACTCTGCTTGTGCGGCACCTACCGTCCGAGCTGGGtccagaggagaaggaggatctACTCAAGTACTTCGGAGCCTCCTCAGTCAGGGTTTTCTCAGACAAAGGCTCACTG AAACATGCTGCATATGCAACCTTCGGCAGTGAGAAGTCTGCAGCAAAG GCCCTGAACCGGCTCCACCAGCTGCAGATCCTCAGTCACACACTTGTTGTGGAGTTTGCCAAGGGCCAAGACCAGATCACTGTGTTAAAAGACCCACCAGTATCGGGAAG AGCTACAGGTGACgatgaggagaagaagaaacagCCAAGCATACCCCTCATAGAGATCGGAGTGGCACCTGGCCTTGG GTTGAAATTTCAAAGAAGTCCCAGTTTGAAATATTTATACCCACCCCCATCAAATGCAATCCTTGCAAATATAATGCATGCCCTCCTGAGTGTGCCAAAGTTTTATGTTCAG GTTCTTCATCTGATGAACAAGATGAATTTGCCATGTCCCTTTGGACCTGTGACACCCCGGCCCCCTGTG TACGACCTGGCGCCCGGCCCCATGCCGCCACCCTTCCCCCCCGACTTCCCCCCCCTACCCCAGGAGGACATGGACCTGTCCAGCGAGCCCGAGTCAGAGTACGACAGCGGAGATGACGACGAGAACAAAGAGAG GGTTGCCCGACTGATGGGTCTGGTCAACCAGGCGTGCAAAAGGCCCCTGCGAACCAAAGGGACTTCCAAGAGGAAGAAGCCCAGGATCCAGCACCTACTCTCTGCTCCCCCCAAAGCAGACCCCCATAG CGCTCCAGGCCCCGTGCTGAACCCCTCGGACGTGTTCGAGCAACCCCAGCCTGCAGGGCCCAAGAAAATCGAGTTCCACATCTCGGTGCCTGAAGTGGCGGCCATACTGGACggaggggccccggggcccgcggTGGGACCGGCCCCGGACAGTGCAG GACTGGAGCGGGAGACGACGGGGGGcattgaggaagaggaggaggccgaAGGCTTTGGTAAGCTGTACCCCAGCGGCCCGGCTTCGCAAGAGCAGGAGCAGGACAGCCAGGATGAGGAAGACCTTCCCTCCCACCTCATCTCCAGGAGGGAGCTGGAGAAAGGCCGGCTGTCTAGAGATG AGATTAAAAGGATGTCTGTGTTTAAGAACTATGAGGCGGGCGAGCCGACGTGCCGACTGTACGTGAAGAATATCGCTAAGCAAGTGGAGGAGAAA GACCTGAAGTTCATCTATGGGAGATACATTGACCCTTCATCAGAAGCAGAAAGGAACAT GTTTGACATCGTGTTAATGAAGGAGGGCCGTATGAAGGGCCAGGCCTTCGTGGGGCTCCCCAGTGAGCGCTGCGCTGAGAAGGCCCTGCGGGACACCAACGGCTACGTCCTCCATGACAGGCCCCTCGTCGTG CAATTTGCCAGGTCTGCTAAACCCAAAGCAGATGTTCCCGACTCAAAGAAGGGATCCAGGCCACGGTGA
- the rnpc3 gene encoding RNA-binding region-containing protein 3 isoform X1 → MDKDDGLVKANQSKTLLVRHLPSELGPEEKEDLLKYFGASSVRVFSDKGSLKHAAYATFGSEKSAAKALNRLHQLQILSHTLVVEFAKGQDQITVLKDPPVSGRATGDDEEKKKQPSIPLIEIGVAPGLGLKFQRSPSLKYLYPPPSNAILANIMHALLSVPKFYVQVLHLMNKMNLPCPFGPVTPRPPVYDLAPGPMPPPFPPDFPPLPQEDMDLSSEPESEYDSGDDDENKERVARLMGLVNQACKRPLRTKGTSKRKKPRIQHLLSAPPKADPHSAPGPVLNPSDVFEQPQPAGPKKIEFHISVPEVAAILDGGAPGPAVGPAPDSAEGLERETTGGIEEEEEAEGFGKLYPSGPASQEQEQDSQDEEDLPSHLISRRELEKGRLSRDEIKRMSVFKNYEAGEPTCRLYVKNIAKQVEEKDLKFIYGRYIDPSSEAERNMFDIVLMKEGRMKGQAFVGLPSERCAEKALRDTNGYVLHDRPLVVQFARSAKPKADVPDSKKGSRPR, encoded by the exons ATGGACAAGGATGACGGGTTGGTCAAGGCAAATCAAAGTAAAACTCTGCTTGTGCGGCACCTACCGTCCGAGCTGGGtccagaggagaaggaggatctACTCAAGTACTTCGGAGCCTCCTCAGTCAGGGTTTTCTCAGACAAAGGCTCACTG AAACATGCTGCATATGCAACCTTCGGCAGTGAGAAGTCTGCAGCAAAG GCCCTGAACCGGCTCCACCAGCTGCAGATCCTCAGTCACACACTTGTTGTGGAGTTTGCCAAGGGCCAAGACCAGATCACTGTGTTAAAAGACCCACCAGTATCGGGAAG AGCTACAGGTGACgatgaggagaagaagaaacagCCAAGCATACCCCTCATAGAGATCGGAGTGGCACCTGGCCTTGG GTTGAAATTTCAAAGAAGTCCCAGTTTGAAATATTTATACCCACCCCCATCAAATGCAATCCTTGCAAATATAATGCATGCCCTCCTGAGTGTGCCAAAGTTTTATGTTCAG GTTCTTCATCTGATGAACAAGATGAATTTGCCATGTCCCTTTGGACCTGTGACACCCCGGCCCCCTGTG TACGACCTGGCGCCCGGCCCCATGCCGCCACCCTTCCCCCCCGACTTCCCCCCCCTACCCCAGGAGGACATGGACCTGTCCAGCGAGCCCGAGTCAGAGTACGACAGCGGAGATGACGACGAGAACAAAGAGAG GGTTGCCCGACTGATGGGTCTGGTCAACCAGGCGTGCAAAAGGCCCCTGCGAACCAAAGGGACTTCCAAGAGGAAGAAGCCCAGGATCCAGCACCTACTCTCTGCTCCCCCCAAAGCAGACCCCCATAG CGCTCCAGGCCCCGTGCTGAACCCCTCGGACGTGTTCGAGCAACCCCAGCCTGCAGGGCCCAAGAAAATCGAGTTCCACATCTCGGTGCCTGAAGTGGCGGCCATACTGGACggaggggccccggggcccgcggTGGGACCGGCCCCGGACAGTGCAG AAGGACTGGAGCGGGAGACGACGGGGGGcattgaggaagaggaggaggccgaAGGCTTTGGTAAGCTGTACCCCAGCGGCCCGGCTTCGCAAGAGCAGGAGCAGGACAGCCAGGATGAGGAAGACCTTCCCTCCCACCTCATCTCCAGGAGGGAGCTGGAGAAAGGCCGGCTGTCTAGAGATG AGATTAAAAGGATGTCTGTGTTTAAGAACTATGAGGCGGGCGAGCCGACGTGCCGACTGTACGTGAAGAATATCGCTAAGCAAGTGGAGGAGAAA GACCTGAAGTTCATCTATGGGAGATACATTGACCCTTCATCAGAAGCAGAAAGGAACAT GTTTGACATCGTGTTAATGAAGGAGGGCCGTATGAAGGGCCAGGCCTTCGTGGGGCTCCCCAGTGAGCGCTGCGCTGAGAAGGCCCTGCGGGACACCAACGGCTACGTCCTCCATGACAGGCCCCTCGTCGTG CAATTTGCCAGGTCTGCTAAACCCAAAGCAGATGTTCCCGACTCAAAGAAGGGATCCAGGCCACGGTGA